A window of Paremcibacter congregatus contains these coding sequences:
- a CDS encoding ABC transporter ATP-binding protein — MTTDTTTSNSLQARDIHVTLNDRKILNGASLNVPKGKLVGLIGPNGAGKSTLLKAILGLTDHQAGEITLNGATLDGWSLKERAKRVSYAAQGAPVHWPLDVEHIIALGRIPHLDPWQKITAADREIIHQAMVTTDTLHLKDRLTTTLSGGERACVMLARTIVSQAEYLCADEPIASLDPYHQLQVMDILHDLSRAGHGVLIVLHDLTLAQRYCDDLVLMHDGEIMAHGTAENVLTEENLDRAYHIQASRWHENGDHFLVPWKRSGTPRHKGRHE, encoded by the coding sequence TCAATGACCGCAAGATTCTCAACGGCGCATCGCTGAATGTCCCCAAAGGCAAGCTCGTCGGCCTGATCGGTCCCAATGGCGCGGGGAAAAGTACACTGCTGAAAGCCATTCTGGGGTTGACGGACCATCAGGCGGGCGAGATCACCCTCAATGGCGCTACCCTTGACGGCTGGTCTTTGAAAGAACGCGCAAAGCGGGTTTCCTACGCCGCCCAGGGCGCGCCGGTGCATTGGCCGCTGGATGTGGAACATATCATTGCGCTGGGTCGCATCCCACACCTTGATCCCTGGCAGAAAATCACCGCGGCGGACCGTGAGATCATCCATCAGGCGATGGTCACCACTGATACCCTGCACCTGAAAGATCGCCTGACCACCACCTTGTCCGGCGGCGAGCGCGCCTGTGTCATGCTGGCGCGAACCATCGTGTCCCAGGCGGAATATCTCTGCGCCGATGAACCGATCGCCTCGCTCGACCCCTATCACCAACTCCAGGTGATGGACATCCTGCACGATCTGTCCCGCGCGGGCCACGGGGTTTTAATCGTCCTCCATGATCTGACCCTGGCGCAACGCTACTGCGATGATCTTGTTCTGATGCATGACGGCGAGATCATGGCCCACGGTACAGCAGAAAATGTCCTGACCGAAGAAAACCTCGACCGGGCCTATCATATCCAGGCGAGCCGCTGGCACGAAAACGGAGACCATTTCCTCGTCCCCTGGAAACGGTCCGGGACCCCACGGCATAAAGGGAGACACGAGTGA
- the cbiB gene encoding adenosylcobinamide-phosphate synthase CbiB, with the protein MIWSAEHITGLPHLWTLVLVLLLDLLIGDPRWLYRHLPHPVVWMGGLLMGLERLGNRPATSDGTRRIMGGLCLIAYLGTVGAVGYALHLVFSATSHSLISGLVFVLLSSIFLSSRSLIDHVRAVEHPLRTHDIDAARHQVSMIVGRDTTQMNAPAISRAATESLAENFSDGVIAPAFYFLLAGLPGLILYKALNTADSMIGHKNDRYMSFGWAAARLDDLANYIPARLTALLIIGAAIFTVKASPARALHMAQRYAPQHRSPNAGWPESALAGALDFRLGGPRSYHGENARGVWLGEGRENLSDVDIDQSIRVIYRALVIFLFILTFWGILNQ; encoded by the coding sequence GTGATCTGGTCTGCCGAACATATCACAGGCCTGCCGCATCTCTGGACCCTGGTCCTTGTTCTGCTGCTTGATCTTCTCATCGGTGATCCCCGGTGGCTTTATCGTCATCTGCCGCACCCTGTGGTGTGGATGGGCGGCCTGCTGATGGGGCTGGAACGTCTTGGCAATCGACCGGCAACCTCTGATGGAACACGCAGGATTATGGGAGGATTATGCCTCATCGCCTATCTCGGGACGGTCGGCGCTGTCGGTTACGCTCTTCATCTGGTATTTTCCGCCACATCCCATAGCCTGATCAGCGGCCTGGTCTTTGTTCTCTTGTCCAGTATTTTCCTGTCCAGCCGCAGCCTGATTGATCACGTACGAGCCGTTGAACATCCCCTTCGCACCCATGACATTGATGCCGCCCGCCATCAGGTCAGCATGATTGTCGGACGCGACACCACACAGATGAACGCCCCTGCTATAAGCCGCGCCGCCACAGAAAGCCTGGCCGAGAATTTTTCAGACGGCGTGATTGCCCCGGCCTTCTATTTCCTGCTTGCCGGTCTGCCCGGCCTGATCCTTTATAAGGCGCTCAATACCGCTGACAGTATGATTGGTCATAAAAACGACAGATATATGTCTTTTGGCTGGGCCGCCGCCCGTCTTGATGATCTGGCCAATTATATCCCGGCGCGCCTCACCGCCCTGCTCATCATCGGGGCTGCCATCTTTACCGTGAAGGCGTCACCTGCCCGGGCCCTGCATATGGCACAACGCTATGCCCCACAACATCGTTCCCCTAATGCCGGCTGGCCGGAATCGGCTCTCGCCGGGGCACTCGACTTTCGCCTGGGCGGCCCACGCAGTTATCACGGTGAAAACGCCCGGGGTGTATGGCTCGGGGAAGGTCGGGAGAATCTGTCTGATGTTGATATTGATCAATCTATCCGTGTCATTTATCGGGCATTGGTCATCTTCCTGTTTATTTTGACATTTTGGGGAATATTAAACCAATGA
- a CDS encoding threonine-phosphate decarboxylase, with translation MTPRFHGGDLHRIKQTYPDAHTPWVDLSTGINPWGYPWMEKLSSERLYQAGNRLPGDNDYERCRQAYARYLNCTAEKLVFGPGSQALLEKLPALFPHSDVYVLGPTYQEHGHSWDRMGHTVHFLPYTAESLSMIPAGKIIQITTPNNPDGATIEPAQLYAFALSYTAKNGILVIDEAFMDLTPENSLINYDLPDGVFVLRSLGKFFGLAGLRLGVLHASPGFCQRMISLSALWNISTLTLEIATTAVADTAWITTTHKTLARQMDRLCDLLKGSGYRLVGRTDLYCFITGDNIPELFYHLAQAGIYTRRFHDRPDHLRFGLAPTETAFDRLNTLLQDPLL, from the coding sequence ATGACACCACGTTTCCATGGCGGCGACCTCCACCGCATCAAACAGACTTATCCGGATGCCCATACCCCCTGGGTTGATCTTTCCACTGGCATAAACCCCTGGGGCTATCCGTGGATGGAAAAATTATCCTCCGAAAGATTATATCAGGCTGGCAACAGGTTGCCGGGTGATAATGACTATGAACGTTGCCGACAGGCCTATGCCCGCTATCTCAACTGCACCGCTGAAAAACTGGTGTTTGGCCCAGGGTCTCAGGCTTTACTGGAAAAGTTGCCCGCCTTGTTTCCTCACAGTGATGTCTATGTGCTCGGTCCAACCTATCAGGAACATGGCCACAGTTGGGACCGCATGGGACATACGGTTCATTTTCTGCCCTATACGGCGGAAAGTCTGTCCATGATCCCAGCTGGAAAGATCATCCAGATCACCACCCCCAACAATCCTGACGGGGCAACAATAGAACCGGCGCAGCTTTACGCTTTCGCCCTGTCCTATACGGCTAAAAATGGCATTCTGGTCATTGACGAAGCCTTCATGGATCTGACACCGGAAAACAGCCTGATCAATTATGACCTACCCGACGGCGTTTTTGTTTTGCGGTCTCTAGGAAAATTCTTCGGCCTCGCCGGATTGCGTCTCGGCGTTCTCCATGCCTCGCCCGGCTTTTGCCAGCGCATGATCAGCCTGTCTGCCTTGTGGAATATTTCCACCCTGACCCTGGAAATCGCCACAACGGCGGTTGCCGACACCGCCTGGATCACCACCACCCACAAAACACTGGCCCGGCAAATGGATCGCCTGTGCGATCTGCTAAAGGGGAGTGGCTATCGCCTTGTAGGGCGGACAGACCTCTACTGCTTTATCACCGGGGACAACATTCCCGAACTGTTTTATCATCTGGCCCAAGCCGGAATTTACACCCGCCGTTTTCATGACCGGCCGGATCATTTACGCTTTGGCCTGGCGCCAACAGAGACCGCCTTCGATCGGCTTAACACACTTTTACAGGATCCCCTCTTATGA